One genomic region from Macrobrachium rosenbergii isolate ZJJX-2024 chromosome 1, ASM4041242v1, whole genome shotgun sequence encodes:
- the LOC136839425 gene encoding putative nuclease HARBI1 — protein sequence MTDLQYQYRLGVSTIANIIREVCKAIWERVKTVCFPDVTERFWLEIAAQFYQKTDFPHCLGALDGKHIRVIKPENSGSLYYNYKNYFSILLLAVCDASHKFIFIDVGAYGKSSDTTVFKESKFFRKLENQTLNVPAPQESYSGFGTPMPFVFVADEAFGLSQHILRPYAGKFLSQKKRIFNYRLSRARRLIGCSFGILANKWRIFHRPLNVSLSLAEDIIKACCVLHNFVRDRDGVRIEDTLTVEGLFDMEPAAGPT from the coding sequence ATGACTGATCTCCAATACCAGTACAGACTAGGCGTATCTACCATCGCGAACATCATCCGGGAAGTCTGCAAGGCTATTTGGGAAAGAGTGAAGACAGTTTGTTTTCCTGATGTGACAGAAAGATTTTGGTTGGAAATTGCAGCTCAGTTTTACCAAAAGACTGATTTCCCTCATTGTCTTGGTGCCTTAGATGGGAAACACATCAGGGTAATCAAACCAGAGAATAGTGGCTCTTTGTATTATAATTACAAGAACTACTTTTCGATTTTGCTTCTTGCTGTATGCGATGCATCACacaaattcatatttattgatGTAGGTGCATATGGGAAGTCTTCTGACACAACTGTGTTCAAGGAGAGTAAATTTTTCAGGAAACTTGAAAATCAAACCCTGAATGTTCCTGCTCCACAAGAATCGTACTCAGGCTTTGGAACACCCATGCCTTTTGTATTTGTGGCTGACGAAGCTTTTGGACTATCCCAACACATTCTGCGCCCATATGCTGGTAAATTTTTGAGTCAAAAGAAACGCATCTTCAATTACAGACTTTCACGAGCCCGCAGACTCATTGGATGCTCATTTGGAATCCTTGCAAACAAATGGCGCATCTTCCATCGACCACTCAATGTAAGCCTATCACTGGCAGAGGACATCATCAAGGCGTGTtgtgttttgcataattttgtaagAGACAGAGATGGCGTTCGAATTGAGGATACTTTAACCGTGGAAGGGCTCTTTGATATGGAACCTGCTGCAGGGCCAACTTAA